The sequence below is a genomic window from Aspergillus nidulans FGSC A4 chromosome V.
ATAGCCAGGATGTTTCCATGTCGGGGACACATGAAGCTGCAGGTAGCTCCTACGACTACGACAGCCAGCCGTGGAGGCTCGAATTTAGAGACACTCCTGAGGCAGGCTTCCGGTCGACCATCACGGCTCGGCTGGCGGCTAGCGCTGCTCTACCGAAAGGGGATGTTGTGCCTTCTATGAATGCCTGGGGATATAGGTTAGTACTCCGCAGCTATTATTCGGGCTCATTCGGATGGGCGACATGGGTTGTTGACGGTTCTACAGTTTCGTAACCGAGTATGTGGTGGAAGGAGATATGTTCATTTACAACGACATCGTAATTTTCCTGCATCGTGTTTTACAATATCCGGCCACTGGCCAGGAACCACATGAACCGCGGCGACAGCTGCCCTCGTTCCGAGACCTGGCTCCTTTGGAAAAAACCGGGAGCTATATCCTGCAAGCTGCCATCACAGTCCAAGATGGCAGTAACCAAGAACTGATGAGAACGGCCTCTCAGCATTTATTTGGGCTTCGGGAGCAGCTCAAGTCAGCGGTCCGTCTCGAGCATGCTGATCGACTGTCACTAGAC
It includes:
- a CDS encoding protein srb5 (transcript_id=CADANIAT00003310) gives rise to the protein MHELLLFASVPSHQHHELLQQLTGLTAMQPRHCLERRLIFKATRKPDLANMRSGTGQGPDIVRLNKMLNGQMFYTQVVGPLSEADFDGKPSSSDSQDVSMSGTHEAAGSSYDYDSQPWRLEFRDTPEAGFRSTITARLAASAALPKGDVVPSMNAWGYSFVTEYVVEGDMFIYNDIVIFLHRVLQYPATGQEPHEPRRQLPSFRDLAPLEKTGSYILQAAITVQDGSNQELMRTASQHLFGLREQLKSAVRLEHADRLSLDTRAR